The following are encoded together in the Glycine soja cultivar W05 chromosome 5, ASM419377v2, whole genome shotgun sequence genome:
- the LOC114412349 gene encoding cationic amino acid transporter 2, vacuolar-like, with translation MGIWCDSEEGGEYGGQCSWSFLTRRKRVDSSDKSNSQGQLAKELTVPHLMAIGVGATIGAGVYVLVGTVAREHSGAALPLSFLVAGFAAALSALCYAELASRCPSAGSAYHYSYICVGEGVAWLIGWALILEYTIGGAAVARGMTPNLAALIGGGENLPSFLSRHSIPGIDVVVDPCSAIMIFIITGLLCVGIKESTMVQSIITSINICALIFVILAGGYLGFKSGWVGYELPAGYFPFGVDGMLAGSATVFFAYIGFDAVASTAEEVKNPQRDLPLGIGGSLFLCCGLYMLVSIVIVGLVPYYAINPDTPISSAFADNGMQWAAYVINGGAFTALCASLMGGILPQPRILMAMARDGLLPPFFSDINKCSQVPVKSTIVTGLVASLLAFSMEVSELAGMVSVGTLLAFTMVAISVLILRYIPPDEVLLLPSLQEPIVSASTQYSWCSLEANEEDAKTHVGASGSKKPTVFKEDVPIDCPLIAKDPVIGKYVHEGNRRKVIGWVIAFTCLGVFVLTFAASNKTMISSVRFALCGVGGCLLLSGFVFLTCMDQDDARHNFGHSGGFTCPFVPLLPVACILINSYLLVNLGAATWARVSIWLAIGVIVYVFYGRTHSTLKDAVCVPATQVVDIYHTSTSCLA, from the exons ATGGGGATTTGGTGTGATTCAGAAGAGGGTGGTGAATATGGAGGACAGTGTTCATGGAGTTTCTTAACCAGGAGGAAAAGGGTGGATTCTTCAGATAAGAGCAATTCTCAAGGCCAACTTGCCAAGGAGTTAACTGTGCCTCATCTCATGGCAATTG GTGTTGGTGCAACAATTGGTGCTGGTGTGTATGTGCTGGTTGGAACCGTGGCTCGGGAACATTCAGGAGCTGCTTTGCCCCTCTCTTTTCTGGTGGCTGGATTTGCCGCTGCTCTTTCTGCACTTTGCTATGCAGAGTTGGCTAGTCGCTGTCCTTCTGCTGGAAGTGCATATCACTACTCTTACATCTGTGTTGGAGAAGG AGTTGCTTGGTTGATTGGTTGGGCCTTGATACTGGAATATACAATTGGAGGAGCTGCGGTTGCTCGTGGCATGACACCCAATTTG GCTGCACTCATTGGAGGAGGAGAAAATTTGCCCAGCTTTTTATCGCGGCATAGCATTCCTGggattgatgttgttgttgaccCATGTTCAGCaattatgatatttattattacTGGACTCCTATGTGTTGGGATCAAAGAG AGTACAATGGTGCAAAGTATAATCACATCAATTAACATATGTGCATTGATTTTTGTCATACTTGCTGGTGGTTACTTGGGGTTCAAATCTGGATGGGTTGGATATGAGCTTCCCGCAGG GTACTTTCCCTTTGGGGTAGATGGGATGCTAGCTGGTTCTGCTACAGTCTTTTTCGCATATATTGGTTTTGATGCAGTTGCCAGCACCGCCGAAgag GTGAAAAATCCTCAGCGTGATTTGCCACTGGGTATTGGTGGCTCATTGTTTCTATGTTGTGGATTGTACATGTTGGTGTCAATTGTTATTGTGGGTTTAGTGCCTTATTATGCAATCAATCCTGATACCCCCATATCATCTGCATTTGCTGACAATGGGATGCAATGGGCAGc ATACGTTATAAATGGTGGGGCCTTTACAGCTTTATGCGCATCATTAATGGGTGGGATATTGCCCCAg CCAAGAATATTGATGGCTATGGCAAGGGATGGGTTGCTGCCACCATTTTTTTCTGACATAAACAAGTGCAGCCAAGTTCCTGTTAAGAGCACAATAGTTACTGGCCTTGTTGCTTCACTCTTAGCATTTTCTATGGAAGTCTCTGAACTGGCTGGGATG GTCAGTGTGGGTACACTTCTTGCATTCACCATGGTGGCAATATCTGTGCTAATACTAAGATATATCCCACCAGATGAGGTTCTATTGCTCCCTTCCCTCCAAGAACCAATTGTTTCAGCGTCAACACAATATAGTTGGTGCAGCttggaagcaaatgaagaaGATGCAAAGACACATGTTGGTGCTTCTGGGAGCAAGAAGCCTACAGTTTTTAAAGAGGATGTACCAATTGATTGTCCTCTTATTGCTAAAGATCCTGTCATAGGCAAAT ATGTACATGAGGGTAACAGGAGAAAAGTAATTGGGTGGGTAATAGCATTCACATGCTTGGGGGTGTTTGTCCTCACATTTGCAGCTTCAAATAAAACTATGATCAG TTCTGTTCGTTTTGCATTATGTGGAGTTGGTGGCTGTCTTCTTCTGTCTGGTTTTGTCTTCCTAACCTGTATGGATCAAGATGATGCAAGGCACAACTTTGGGCACTCTGGAG GTTTTACTTGCCCATTTGTGCCTCTGCTTCCCGTAGCTTGCATTCTTATCAATTCCTATTTACTTGTTAATCTTGG GGCTGCTACTTGGGCACGTGTTTCTATATGGCTGGCTATAGGAGTTattgtttatgtattttatgGCCGAACCCATAGCACTCTGAAAGATGCAGTTTGTGTGCCAGCAACTCAAGTTGTTGATATCTATCACACATCCACAAGCTGTCTTGCTTAA